The genomic DNA CAAGTGAGTGGAGAGCACCCCGCGCTCACCTTCCGATGCACTCACGACCGCCGCACCAGCGCCGTCCCCGAACAGAATACAGGTGTTGCGATCCGTCCAATCCGTGATCGTCGACATCACTTCCGACCCTACGACCAGAATATGCCGCATACCGGTTCGAATATAGGCATCGGCCACACCAAGCGCGTAGACGAATCCGCAGCAGGCGGCAGACACATCACAAGCCGCTGCGCGGGTCGCTCCTAGCCGGTGCTGGAGCAGGCAGGCAGTGGAGGGTAACGGCATATCCCCCGTGCAGGTGGCCAGGAGGATCATGTCGAGTTCATCGGCGGAAATGCCTGCGGCTTTCAAGGCGCGTTCCGCGGCAATCAGGCCCAAGTCGGAACAGGCCTGCCCCTCGGCGGCAATGCGACGTTCGCGAATGCCCGTGCGCTCGCGAATCCACTCATCGGACGTCGCGACCAGCTTCTCCAAATCGGCATTGGTCATCACCCGTTCAGGGGCATAGGACCCGGTTCCGGTGATTCGCGCTCGTATCACGCCTGCTTCCCTTCCGGTCGTTCGTCCTGGTGCCGTCTCAGGCTTTCTTCAATGTCACGCTGGATCAATTCGTCCAGCCTGGTCTCGGCTAAGCCCTTCGCGCGGCGAATCGCATTCTTGATCGCTTTGGCTGATGAACGGCCATGGCAGATCATAGTGGTCCCATTCACTCCGAGCAGAGGCGCCCCCCCGAACTCGGCATAATCGATCTTCCGTTTCAGATTCAGCAACGGCTTCGCAATCAGCGGATAGGCTAATCGCCCGAGCCAGGAGCCGGATATCTCCTTCATCAACAACTTCTTGATGACGTCCGCAACCCCTTCGGAGATCTTGAGCGCCACATTACCGATGAATCCATCGCAGACCACCACATCGGCATTGCCGCTGTACACTTCCCGTCCCTCGATGTTGCCGATGAAATTCAGCGGACTGGCCTTCAGCAGTTTAAAGGCTTCTTTGGTGACCTCGTTGCCCTTGCTGTCTTCCTCGCCGATGCTCAAGAGCCCTATGCGCGGATTCTGCTTGGCGTACACGTGCTTGGCGAACTCGTTCCCCATCAGGGCGAATTGCTCAAGATGCTGTGCCGTGCAGTCGACATTCGCGCCGACATCGAGCATCACCGCGCTGCCCGTCAAGGTGGGCAGCATGGTGGCGATCGCCGGGCGTTCCACACCTTTGATCAATCCGAGCACAAAAAACGAGGCAACCATGCTCGCGCCGGTATTCCCCGGACTCACCACCGCATCGGCTTCACCGGATTTCACCAACTCCGTCGCCACCCAGATGGACGAGTCACGCTTCTTCCGTGCCACGGTCGCCGGCGACTCGTGCATCTCCACCACCTGCGGGGCATGGTGGATCGTGATCCGCGTATCGGTGCAATTAAGTTTTTGACATGCGGCGGCCAGCTCATCCTGCTTGCCGACCAGAATGATCCCGACACCCAGTTCTTGCGCGGCTTGCATCGCGCCTTCAATGACCGGGGCCGGTCCGTGGTCTCCGCCCATCGCATCGACGGCAATCTTCATGTGCGGTTAGCGGTCCACGGATAGAGATGTGAAGAATCGTGTAGAGACGCCTTGCCGGCTAGGACCTGAACGGCCTCACGCATGACATAGCGTCGGATCGTGATCACGGTGCGCAATTGTACCCGAATCACGTCTGGAAAATAAAACTCGGCTAGCTTTCCTCGACGACGATGACGGCCTTCCCTTTGTAGGTCCCGCAATTCATGCACGTATAGTGCGGCAGCTTTAATTCGTGACATTGCGGGCACAGCGAAAACCCAGGGGGAACCAGCCTGGTCTTGGCCGTTCGCCGCATATCTCGCCGGGACCGTGAATGTTTGTGTTTTGGATTTGCCATGACGACTCCTTACAACGGGTACATGCCCGGTTAACAGACTATGCGTTTCCACCCTTGGATAGGCGCCCCCGCAGCACACGAAAGGGACTCGGCCCTTGCTCCGGCGGGCAGCCACAGCGACGCTCATTGAGATTCTGGCCGCACTGCGGACAGAGACCAAGGCAATCTTCCCGACATAACGGCTGCATCGGAGCAGCCAGGATCATCTGCTCGCGCACCATTGGCACCAGGTCGAGGTGTTCGCCCTGATACAGATAGACTTCGTCCGCCTCTTCCGCCTCTTCAACAGGCTCAACCGGCTGGGCACCGCGTCTCGGCCCTCTCCGGCCCTGTTCCGCCGGAGCCGGCTTGGTCGCCAGGCCCGCCTGCGGAAGATACTCAGCATAGAGATTCACAAAGAGCGGATCGGAATATTCCGTGAGGCAGCGGACACACTGACGGATCGCCGTCCCTTCCAACGTGCCGGTCACCGTGATCGGACCGTCGTGTTGGACAAGTTCCAGTTGAATCGTAAGCGGCCCCTCACACTTCTCTTCCGGCTCATCCAAGCCGAGTTCAGGCCCCGTGGCCGTGCACGACAGAGACAGTCCTTCTGGGGCGATATCGACAATCGCTGGCTTGAGCGTATCCATCAGCACCGTCATGACGGGAAGAGCCGCCTCCGAACAGAGCGGGAGACAGACTGCCCGGCTACTTGATCCAAGACTCACCAAAACCTATCCCTCGCCCTATCGCTCTTCAGCGAAACTAACCAAGGCGATCTGGCGCGCCCGCTTTACCGCCACCGTCAACACGCGCTGGTGCTGCAGGCAATTTCCGGAAATGCGGCGTGGGACGATTCGTCCGCGCTCAGTCAGAAAATTCCGCAACAGGCCGACATCCTTGAAGTCAATCGGCGCCTTATCGACACAAAACCGGCACGGCTTGCGGCGCTGAAAAAACCGACCGCCTCCGCCCCCGCCATTCCCGCGATCTCCTCGTTCCATACTCGCCTCCGTCTGCTACAGCTGTTCGTCTTCGTAAGAAGGTTCTTCGTGTAGGCCGCCGCTCTCGCCTCCTGCCTCGCCCCGCTTCGGTAGGAAGGTCACGCCTTGGGCCACGACTTCATGTTTACTGCGTTTCTGTCCGTCTTCGGTCTCCCAGCGTCGCTGCTGGAGCCGGCCATCGATAATGACGCCGTTGCCCTTGCTGAGATACTGCCCGCAATGTTCCGCCTGTTTCCCGAACACCACGATGTCGATGAAACAGACTTCTTCCTTGAGTTCATCCCCCTGCTTAAACCGCCGGCTTGTCGCCAACCCGAAGCTGGCAACCGGCGTTCCGCTGGGCGTATAACGCAACTCGGGATTGCGGGTCAGGTTCCCGACCAGAATGACTTTATTGAACCCCGCCAACGGTGGCTCCTTGTGGTGCGACCACGGGGGCACCTCTGGGCGGAGCAGGCTCCTGCTCCAACTTCACGGTCAGAAATTTAATGATCGAATCTTCAAGCCGGTAGGCGCGTTCGAGCTCAGCGATGACCGCTCCGGGCCCCTTGAAGTAGAAGTAGACATAGGTGCCCTTGCGCTCGCGCTTGATCTCGTAGGCGAGTTTCTTGCGGCCCCAATTCTCGGCCCGCTCGAGCGAGGCTCCGTTCTTGGTCACGGTGCCCTTCATTTTTTCAATCAACGCAGTGGTTTCTTCGTCGCTTAAGGTCGGACGAATGATAAACAGGGACTCGTAGAGTTCCATGCAGAATCCTCCTGGGCATCGGCCCCCATTCACAGATGGGAGCGAGGTGTAGGTACGCCGGACAAGCCGGGACGAGCTGGCGAAGGTAGCACAGCTTCAAAGAATGTGTCAAACAGGTGGGCGGCTTTTCCCGCGATGCCGAGACCGGCACGCCCCAATGCGAGGGCCCACATCCTGTGGCCTGCCGTCGCAGGAAGCAACAGCACAGGAACCATGCGGTGGCTTCGCGATGACACCCAGGCTCACAATTTTTTCTTGAACTGCGGGGGTGCGTGAGGCGGGAGTGACGGACGAGGGCCAGGCGTGCCGGATGGAGGACGCGCTGCGCCGAAGCCGCCATACCCACCATACCAGCCGAACCCGAGCGGCCCGTAGGGACCGCCATAATACCCGAGCGGATGTCCCCAATAGCCGGGACCATATCCAATCCCATACCCGGGCCCGTATCCGGGACCGGGCCAGTAGGAATAGGACTGACTGCCGGCATAGCCGGGATCCACCAGAAAATCACTCTGTGCCAACCGCTCCGCCTGATGGACTGATTGCGCACAACCCGCCAGGAGCAGGATGACGCAGAGCACGATGAACCCGGGCACGAATCGAGTCATGGCTGCGTCCTCAACGACTGACCACGTCACGCTCCTTCATTCAGACACAGACGCTCGCATCGAATCAATATTTCTTCTGAAATTGCGGCGGCGCATTGGCCGGTGGTGTCGGACGTGGTGCGGGTGCGTTCGACTGCTGACTGCCGATGCCATAGCCGCCCCCATACCACCCATAGCCGGAACCATAGTAGCCGAACGGATTCCACCAGAATCCAGGGCCGTTCCAATAGGACGGTGATTCGGGATAACCGGGATTCATGTGGGCGCCCACAGATCCAAGACGCTCTCCCTGGTGAAACGATTGCGCACAGGCCGTCAGGAGCAACAGAGCGCTTGCGACGAAGAGGGAACCGATCGATCGCGTCATGGCTGCACCTCCTAAAAATGATAGGACAGGCCCACAAAGAGTTGATGTGCCCGATAGGTCGCATCAAAGCCGCCGACCGGTCCGAACGCCCCGCCGAAACGAAACGTAGAGTCCGTATATTTGTATTCGGTGAACAACGCCACCTTCGGCGTGACGAATGCTCGAATTCCGACGAGGACATTCCCGCCGACCGACACTTGCGTATCACTCTCCGTGGTCGAGGAGCGGCCGAGTCGCGCGACAAGCAACGCCGGCCCCCCGCCGATATAGGGCTGCCAGGTCACGCCGGGATAGCGCAACACCACATGGGCACCGATGTTGGTTACGGAGAGATGGGTCCCCGGCACATCGTCGAGGTTCTTGATATGCGGGGTACTGTGCGAGACGTCCAGCTCAATCCCGAACAATCCATGGCCGGGAAAGACACCCAGCTTGCCTCCGAAGGCAGGGCTTGTTTTTAGATTGAAATTCGGAGCATCCAGACCAGCCAGGGTCCCGCTCCCTCGGACATTCCGGAGGGGATCGGCAAAGTTTGCCCCAAGCTGCGCGGCCACATACCATTCAGCGCGGATCGGTGAGGGAGAGCACAATAGAAGCACGAAGCCCAACAACCCGGCACTCAACCTGCTGCACACAAACCTAGTCCACACCATGGTGCTGACTCCATGGGCGAGGCCTATCTGGATCTTATCAGGCAATCTGCGCGGCAGACTGGACAACTTTGGTGTGAGCGAACGAGGGATGTCCAATGCGTCACGGACGGAACGCTATTCGCTCGGGTGCTGGGATGTTGAGAGAGTTATTTCGATCTCCTGCTACGGCTCATTGCGGGCGGAGGAATTATAGAGCAGGTACAATGCGATCCCGCCGGCCACGGCAATGCCCACCCCCGCCAGAGCACGTGTACCGAAACTCAGCGGCCCCACGACAAACTCCGCTGCACGAGGCAATGCCACCGTCGCGATAATGACCAGCAGTAACGCAAGCAGATGAATCCAGAGGTAGATGGGTTCGCCGGGTTTTCGCATAAATCAGCGTGACGCTTCACGCAGTGTACGAACTCTGGCCCCATTATTCCACTGTAGAACAAGGGGCGTCAGGAGCGCAGGCCTGAGGCTCAATCGAGTGTGAACCGCTTCGTCTCTTCAAGGTGCTTGCTCAGGTAGGGCATGAAGGGCGTGCCGCCGGTGCCGACAGCGGTGGGATTGCTGGCGTGCGACTGGTGTTGCCGGAAGATATACCGCTCGGCGTACCCGATGTGAATGTCTCGAAACTGCGCGAGTAAATCCACACAAGTACAAAAGGCTTTCCATAGATCAGGATGCGTCGCTTTGCGATCGCGCGCATAGCCGTAGAGCAACGGGCGCTGCTGCTCATCCGTGCGTGCTTCGAGCGCCGCCAGAAACGTCCGGTGGCGCGGAGGCATATAGTCACGCATCTCCACGAGGTACTGCGTCAGCGGGTCGTCCGCATGAGGGATTCCAAGGCCGGCATCCAGCGCCGGCACAATCGAGCTTTGCGAGCCGGTTTCCCCGCGGAATTGTTGAGGTCGCTGCGCGTAGTCCGCGACCCCTTCGTAGACGACTCCCTGAGGCAATGACGGGCTGTTCTTCCAGCCATGGATATAGGGCCGCACGCGGCTGTAATAGATGTACGGATCACAACGCTCGGGCATGCGAAGCAGCGTCTCCCGCATCGCTTCCTGCGCGGCTGCCAGCGCATGGAGTCCTTGCAACACATCGTCGGGCTTATTGGCTCGCGCAGCATTGTGAGCTTGAACCAATCCCACCAACCCCGGTCCTGCCTTCGCCTCAATGTCGATATGGATCAGGACAAACCATTCTTCATCCAGGCCCCCAAGAAAGTTCTGCAGGAGCACCACGTTGCC from Nitrospira sp. ND1 includes the following:
- the rpsF gene encoding 30S ribosomal protein S6 → MELYESLFIIRPTLSDEETTALIEKMKGTVTKNGASLERAENWGRKKLAYEIKRERKGTYVYFYFKGPGAVIAELERAYRLEDSIIKFLTVKLEQEPAPPRGAPVVAPQGATVGGVQ
- a CDS encoding beta-ketoacyl-ACP synthase III, which gives rise to MIRARITGTGSYAPERVMTNADLEKLVATSDEWIRERTGIRERRIAAEGQACSDLGLIAAERALKAAGISADELDMILLATCTGDMPLPSTACLLQHRLGATRAAACDVSAACCGFVYALGVADAYIRTGMRHILVVGSEVMSTITDWTDRNTCILFGDGAGAAVVSASEGERGVLSTHLHSDGSLSDLIVVPGGGTRIPPSEAMVSERSQYIKMKGNETFKVAVRTLEEVARETLAAHHLSVDELDVYIPHQANLRIIKAVADRLNLPLEKVVLNMDRYGNTSAASIPIALDEAVRDGRVKEGQLVMFGAFGAGLTWASALVRW
- a CDS encoding DUF177 domain-containing protein codes for the protein MSLGSSSRAVCLPLCSEAALPVMTVLMDTLKPAIVDIAPEGLSLSCTATGPELGLDEPEEKCEGPLTIQLELVQHDGPITVTGTLEGTAIRQCVRCLTEYSDPLFVNLYAEYLPQAGLATKPAPAEQGRRGPRRGAQPVEPVEEAEEADEVYLYQGEHLDLVPMVREQMILAAPMQPLCREDCLGLCPQCGQNLNERRCGCPPEQGPSPFRVLRGRLSKGGNA
- a CDS encoding single-stranded DNA-binding protein, with the protein product MAGFNKVILVGNLTRNPELRYTPSGTPVASFGLATSRRFKQGDELKEEVCFIDIVVFGKQAEHCGQYLSKGNGVIIDGRLQQRRWETEDGQKRSKHEVVAQGVTFLPKRGEAGGESGGLHEEPSYEDEQL
- the plsX gene encoding phosphate acyltransferase PlsX, with the protein product MKIAVDAMGGDHGPAPVIEGAMQAAQELGVGIILVGKQDELAAACQKLNCTDTRITIHHAPQVVEMHESPATVARKKRDSSIWVATELVKSGEADAVVSPGNTGASMVASFFVLGLIKGVERPAIATMLPTLTGSAVMLDVGANVDCTAQHLEQFALMGNEFAKHVYAKQNPRIGLLSIGEEDSKGNEVTKEAFKLLKASPLNFIGNIEGREVYSGNADVVVCDGFIGNVALKISEGVADVIKKLLMKEISGSWLGRLAYPLIAKPLLNLKRKIDYAEFGGAPLLGVNGTTMICHGRSSAKAIKNAIRRAKGLAETRLDELIQRDIEESLRRHQDERPEGKQA
- a CDS encoding outer membrane protein, giving the protein MVWTRFVCSRLSAGLLGFVLLLCSPSPIRAEWYVAAQLGANFADPLRNVRGSGTLAGLDAPNFNLKTSPAFGGKLGVFPGHGLFGIELDVSHSTPHIKNLDDVPGTHLSVTNIGAHVVLRYPGVTWQPYIGGGPALLVARLGRSSTTESDTQVSVGGNVLVGIRAFVTPKVALFTEYKYTDSTFRFGGAFGPVGGFDATYRAHQLFVGLSYHF
- the rpmF gene encoding 50S ribosomal protein L32: MANPKHKHSRSRRDMRRTAKTRLVPPGFSLCPQCHELKLPHYTCMNCGTYKGKAVIVVEES